In one Burkholderiales bacterium GJ-E10 genomic region, the following are encoded:
- a CDS encoding SEC-C motif domain protein: MKIGRNDACPCGSGTKYKRCCMARDQAREAEEREHAGATERAIRWLAETHRDAMVAAYETLRISLAGESRRAALDALDAETQSLLRINLMEWLLAEGSLVGDDGPRRISDLLLGAQELAWTPGQRAWLQRLSEHPLRLYEVLDIVPGRQITLRDAILPDAAPIVIGDTSVSEWVPAGSMTGPSYVACRVLPGREGNELSGAAFPFPRLTGPAVAAMLRTAVAEPGKSASDIGRAIMAAWVEHLFTEPQ, from the coding sequence ATGAAGATCGGCCGCAACGACGCCTGCCCCTGCGGCAGCGGAACGAAGTACAAGCGGTGCTGCATGGCCCGCGACCAGGCGCGGGAGGCGGAAGAACGCGAACACGCCGGTGCGACGGAGCGCGCGATCCGTTGGCTGGCCGAAACGCACCGCGACGCGATGGTCGCCGCGTATGAGACGCTGCGGATCTCCCTGGCCGGCGAATCGCGTCGCGCGGCCCTCGACGCCTTGGACGCGGAAACCCAGTCGCTGCTGCGGATCAACCTGATGGAATGGCTGCTTGCCGAAGGAAGCCTGGTGGGAGACGATGGACCGCGGCGGATTTCGGATCTGCTGCTCGGCGCACAGGAACTGGCGTGGACGCCGGGACAACGCGCTTGGCTGCAGCGCCTGTCGGAACACCCGCTGCGTCTTTATGAGGTGCTGGACATCGTTCCCGGGCGCCAGATCACGTTGCGCGATGCGATCCTTCCCGACGCCGCACCCATCGTGATCGGCGACACCTCGGTCAGCGAATGGGTCCCTGCGGGCTCGATGACCGGCCCGAGCTACGTCGCCTGCCGCGTGCTGCCGGGGCGCGAGGGCAACGAACTGTCCGGCGCGGCGTTTCCTTTCCCGCGGCTCACCGGCCCCGCGGTGGCGGCGATGCTGCGCACCGCCGTCGCCGAACCCGGGAAATCGGCCTCCGACATCGGCCGGGCGATCATGGCCGCGTGGGTCGAGCACCTGTTCACGGAACCGCAGTAG
- a CDS encoding putative copper export protein (Precursor) — translation MVHGIALTLLLALCGAVHAAALMFWFGVLSLERVLGVRPAWNERKAFRVAALVASVAGLLWPAVETAVVLGDPAAAVNFRQIGFVMSQTSFGQIWSARLAIVLGATILAWLPTERDAVWQERSVYVLVAAALASVAMVGHAAAASGLSGIVQRLTAALHLLVAGAWIGALPVLYSFVARLRPHVLAELLRRFSAYGQALVATVVGTGLLNAWFRIGGVAALIKADYAHVLIGKVALVAGMGLAALLNRGRYTPALDSRDPQAQWEAERGLRLSIALEFALGVAVVVVAFLLGVMDAPR, via the coding sequence TTGGTTCACGGCATCGCCTTGACTCTTCTACTCGCCCTTTGCGGAGCCGTCCACGCCGCCGCGCTGATGTTCTGGTTCGGCGTGTTGTCCCTGGAGCGCGTGCTGGGTGTTCGCCCCGCCTGGAATGAGCGCAAGGCGTTTCGCGTAGCCGCCCTCGTCGCCTCGGTGGCCGGCTTGTTGTGGCCGGCGGTGGAAACGGCCGTTGTGCTGGGGGATCCCGCGGCGGCGGTCAACTTTCGGCAGATCGGTTTCGTGATGAGCCAGACGTCGTTCGGCCAGATCTGGTCGGCGCGGCTGGCGATCGTTCTGGGCGCGACGATCCTGGCGTGGTTGCCCACGGAGCGCGATGCGGTCTGGCAGGAGCGCAGCGTTTACGTTCTGGTGGCGGCGGCGCTTGCCAGCGTGGCAATGGTTGGCCATGCCGCGGCGGCGTCCGGGTTGTCCGGGATCGTCCAACGGCTTACCGCCGCGTTGCACCTGCTCGTTGCGGGAGCCTGGATTGGGGCGCTGCCGGTTCTCTACTCCTTTGTGGCGCGCTTGCGGCCGCATGTACTTGCGGAGTTGCTGCGGCGGTTCTCCGCCTACGGACAGGCGCTGGTGGCGACGGTCGTCGGCACCGGCCTGCTCAATGCCTGGTTCCGGATCGGCGGCGTTGCGGCGCTGATCAAGGCCGACTATGCCCACGTACTGATCGGGAAGGTCGCGCTCGTCGCCGGCATGGGGTTGGCGGCGCTGCTCAATCGCGGCCGCTACACGCCGGCACTCGACAGTCGCGATCCGCAGGCGCAATGGGAAGCGGAACGGGGGTTGCGCCTGAGCATCGCACTGGAATTCGCCCTCGGTGTGGCCGTCGTCGTCGTGGCCTTCCTGCTCGGCGTCATGGACGCCCCGCGTTAG
- a CDS encoding diguanylate cyclase (GGDEF) domain-containing protein: MTLPHCPDAHPSTPAEFPRIDAIRAACRGTGLRFAFQPIFAMNEATVFGYEALLRPPPPWKDPLHLLDDARKSGLGIALELACCESAIRDFAGQRLPGKLLLNLGAPTMAAIGVARNPLLAAAIANDLLPSRIVVELTEREPILDLDRVIETTRSLRSCGLGIALDDYGAGYSGMHLWLEIQPDIIKIDRYFVSNLHASPAKCEAVRSMVHLAGKLGTRLLAEGIETRAELAILRDLGVPLAQGYLLGRPAVEPSRGIPQDVAAVLRSHQVAVIPEPSRMHAPGETIGKLLIPVPHTDSHATNHEVDRLFKASPQIHAIAVVDGGAPIGLINRQQFIDRLGKPFHREIYGKQPCTTFMNASPLVIEADTPLESLMQILSGDDQRYLSDGFIITLNGSYLGLGSGEGLVRAMSALRIEAARHANPLTFLPGNIPITKHIARLLQSGAPFAAAYADLDHFKPYNDQYGYWQGDEMIKLAAQIILAEVDPMIDFVGHVGGDDFVILLQSADHRARCEAIVTKFRDAARGLYNEEDRLREGLYAEDRHGNRSFFRLTAMSIGIVEIAPGTAATPEMVASRAAAAKRLAKKTGDCVQEIAANAGRP, from the coding sequence ATGACGCTCCCCCACTGTCCCGACGCACATCCTTCCACGCCCGCGGAATTTCCGCGCATCGATGCGATCCGCGCCGCGTGCCGGGGAACGGGGCTGCGCTTCGCCTTTCAGCCGATCTTCGCCATGAACGAAGCAACCGTCTTCGGCTACGAGGCGCTCCTGCGTCCACCGCCCCCCTGGAAAGACCCGCTGCACCTGCTCGACGATGCCAGGAAATCCGGCCTCGGCATTGCTCTGGAACTTGCGTGTTGCGAATCGGCGATCCGGGACTTCGCAGGACAGCGCCTGCCGGGGAAATTGCTGCTCAACCTCGGCGCCCCCACCATGGCCGCCATCGGCGTCGCGCGCAACCCACTGCTGGCCGCCGCGATCGCCAATGACCTCCTTCCCAGCCGCATCGTCGTCGAACTGACCGAACGCGAACCGATCCTCGACCTCGATCGTGTCATCGAAACCACCCGCTCGCTGCGATCCTGCGGCCTCGGGATCGCGCTCGACGACTACGGAGCCGGCTATTCGGGCATGCATCTCTGGCTCGAAATCCAGCCCGACATCATCAAGATCGACCGGTATTTCGTGTCGAACCTCCACGCGTCCCCGGCGAAGTGTGAAGCCGTACGCAGCATGGTGCACCTGGCGGGAAAGCTGGGGACCCGGCTGCTCGCGGAAGGCATCGAAACCCGGGCGGAACTGGCGATCCTGCGAGACCTCGGTGTTCCCCTGGCCCAAGGGTATCTCCTCGGACGCCCCGCCGTCGAACCGTCCCGCGGCATCCCGCAGGACGTCGCCGCGGTACTGCGCTCGCATCAGGTTGCGGTCATTCCGGAACCGTCGCGCATGCACGCGCCGGGGGAAACCATCGGGAAGCTGCTGATTCCGGTGCCGCATACCGACAGCCACGCAACGAACCATGAGGTCGATCGGCTCTTCAAGGCATCGCCGCAGATCCACGCCATCGCCGTCGTGGATGGCGGCGCCCCGATCGGCCTGATCAACCGGCAGCAATTCATCGACCGGCTTGGGAAGCCGTTCCACCGCGAAATCTATGGCAAGCAGCCCTGCACCACGTTCATGAACGCCAGCCCGTTGGTGATCGAGGCCGACACGCCGCTGGAATCGCTCATGCAGATCCTCTCGGGCGACGACCAGCGCTACCTGTCCGACGGGTTCATCATCACCCTGAACGGGTCCTACCTCGGACTCGGGAGCGGCGAAGGCCTGGTGCGCGCGATGTCCGCGCTGCGCATCGAAGCCGCCCGCCATGCCAACCCGCTCACGTTCCTTCCCGGGAACATTCCGATCACCAAGCACATTGCACGGCTGCTGCAGAGCGGCGCCCCCTTCGCGGCCGCCTATGCGGATCTCGATCACTTCAAGCCGTACAACGATCAGTATGGCTACTGGCAGGGCGACGAAATGATCAAGCTCGCGGCCCAGATCATCCTTGCCGAAGTCGACCCGATGATCGACTTCGTCGGCCATGTCGGTGGTGACGACTTCGTCATCCTGCTGCAGAGCGCGGACCATCGGGCGCGTTGCGAAGCCATCGTCACGAAATTTCGTGATGCCGCGCGCGGCCTGTACAACGAGGAGGACCGGCTTCGCGAGGGCCTCTACGCGGAGGACCGGCACGGCAACCGGAGCTTCTTCCGGCTCACCGCAATGTCGATCGGCATCGTCGAGATCGCGCCGGGGACGGCCGCCACGCCGGAGATGGTCGCTTCGCGCGCCGCAGCGGCGAAGCGCCTGGCGAAAAAAACCGGGGATTGCGTGCAGGAGATCGCGGCTAACGCGGGGCGTCCATGA
- a CDS encoding pyrimidine dimer DNA glycosylase translates to MRIWTVHPRYLDPKGLVALWRETLLARAVLRGETKGYRHHPQLQRFQAQPDPVAAIDTYLAAVLAEAQARGYSFDPTKIGATRVPAAIPCTDGQLQYEWRHLLEKLRLRSGADFARWQEVAAPQAHPLFRIVAGAVEPWERVS, encoded by the coding sequence ATGCGAATCTGGACCGTCCATCCCCGATACCTCGATCCCAAGGGCCTGGTTGCACTCTGGCGGGAGACGCTGTTGGCGCGGGCGGTGCTGCGCGGGGAGACCAAGGGCTATCGCCATCATCCCCAGTTGCAGCGGTTTCAGGCGCAGCCGGATCCCGTCGCGGCGATCGACACGTATCTGGCCGCAGTGCTGGCCGAGGCGCAGGCGCGGGGATATTCCTTCGACCCGACCAAGATCGGCGCGACACGCGTGCCGGCGGCGATTCCCTGCACCGACGGACAGCTGCAATACGAGTGGCGCCATCTCCTCGAGAAATTGCGGCTCCGCAGCGGTGCGGATTTCGCGCGTTGGCAGGAGGTCGCCGCGCCGCAGGCGCATCCCTTGTTCCGCATCGTTGCCGGTGCGGTCGAACCGTGGGAGCGGGTGTCTTGA
- a CDS encoding undecaprenyl-diphosphatase 2, producing MDLLHILILALVQGAAELLPVSSSAHVIVAEKLMGLDPTAPAMTMLLVMLHTGTMFAVIVYFWQSWRKTYFSSMAEFRRQAWYIVIATAATGVVGLTLQEAIKRGFAHNAPDFEIEQLFGNARLMAAALLAAAVLIIGSARLPQSGSRSLTARRAVWIGAVQGLCLPFRGFSRSGATISTGLALRIDRRQAEEFSFALAVALTPAVLVKELHRLFKTGAAGAIQHPNGWLHALAPDLAGMVFSFLAGLAALRWLSGWLERGHWHYFGIYCVFAAAVVLWVG from the coding sequence ATGGATCTCCTGCACATCCTGATTCTCGCCCTGGTCCAGGGCGCCGCCGAACTGCTGCCGGTGTCGAGTTCCGCCCACGTGATCGTCGCCGAAAAGCTCATGGGGCTCGACCCCACCGCGCCGGCAATGACCATGCTGCTGGTCATGCTCCATACCGGCACGATGTTCGCCGTCATCGTGTATTTCTGGCAGTCTTGGCGCAAGACCTACTTCTCCTCGATGGCGGAATTCCGCCGCCAAGCGTGGTACATCGTGATCGCCACCGCGGCAACGGGCGTCGTCGGGCTGACGCTGCAGGAGGCGATCAAGCGCGGATTCGCCCACAACGCACCGGATTTCGAGATCGAGCAGCTGTTCGGCAACGCCCGGCTGATGGCGGCAGCGCTCCTGGCCGCCGCCGTGCTCATCATCGGCTCGGCACGCCTGCCGCAATCCGGGTCCCGCTCGCTGACGGCGCGACGCGCCGTGTGGATCGGCGCCGTACAGGGCCTGTGTCTACCCTTCCGCGGGTTTTCGCGTTCGGGCGCAACCATCTCGACCGGCCTTGCGCTGCGGATCGACCGGCGGCAGGCCGAGGAATTCAGTTTCGCCCTGGCCGTCGCCCTCACGCCCGCCGTGCTCGTGAAGGAACTGCACCGCCTGTTCAAGACCGGCGCTGCCGGCGCGATCCAGCACCCGAACGGGTGGCTGCACGCCCTCGCCCCCGATCTTGCCGGCATGGTCTTCTCGTTCCTCGCCGGTCTCGCCGCGCTGCGCTGGCTCTCGGGCTGGCTCGAGCGAGGACACTGGCACTATTTCGGCATCTACTGCGTGTTCGCCGCGGCCGTCGTGCTCTGGGTCGGCTGA
- a CDS encoding heat shock protein, Hsp20 family, translating into MAIVKWDPWQEIEDMFDRYTRAVGWRRHGKAGAFTGDVDWSPQVDIAETPEAFTIKAEIPEVNKDDVKISIDQGILTLQGTRKQEKEERDKTFHRIERYYGRFSRSFSLPENVDSTGVKATFKDGMLTLTLPKTARSEPKAIEVAVE; encoded by the coding sequence ATGGCTATCGTCAAATGGGACCCTTGGCAGGAAATCGAAGACATGTTCGACCGCTACACCCGGGCAGTCGGTTGGCGGCGCCACGGCAAGGCCGGAGCGTTCACCGGCGATGTGGATTGGTCGCCTCAGGTGGACATCGCGGAAACCCCGGAGGCATTCACGATCAAGGCCGAAATTCCCGAGGTGAACAAGGACGACGTGAAGATATCGATCGATCAAGGCATCCTGACACTGCAGGGAACACGCAAGCAGGAAAAGGAGGAAAGGGACAAGACGTTCCACCGCATCGAACGCTACTACGGCCGCTTCAGCCGAAGCTTTTCGCTGCCGGAGAACGTCGATTCCACCGGGGTCAAGGCAACATTCAAGGACGGCATGCTGACGCTGACGCTGCCGAAGACTGCCCGCAGCGAACCCAAGGCGATCGAAGTCGCCGTGGAGTGA
- a CDS encoding biotin synthase produces the protein MSVPQPQWTQEHIEALFALPFNDLLFRAQQVHREHFDPNTVQLSTLLSIKTGGCSEDCAYCSQSSRNDTGLPAEKLMPVADVVDAARSARQTGATRFCMGAAWRSPQDRHIDALTQMIREVKALGMETCMTLGMLDDSQAQALKEAGLDYYNHNLDTDPEYYGSIITTRTYDDRLRTLRSVRDAGIKICCGGILGMGESRHHRAGLIEQLANLDPYPESVPINQLVPIAGTPLADAAPLDPIEFVRTIAVARITMPRAHIRLSAGREQMGDATQALAYLAGANSIFYGERLLTTNNAAENKDRDLLRRLGIRAESLHD, from the coding sequence ATGTCGGTTCCCCAACCGCAGTGGACCCAGGAACACATCGAGGCGCTGTTCGCGCTTCCATTCAACGACCTGCTGTTTCGCGCGCAGCAGGTCCACCGCGAGCACTTCGATCCCAACACGGTCCAGCTCTCGACCCTGCTTTCGATCAAGACGGGAGGATGCAGCGAGGACTGCGCGTATTGTTCGCAGTCGAGCCGCAACGACACCGGTCTGCCGGCGGAAAAACTCATGCCCGTGGCCGATGTCGTCGATGCGGCCCGTTCGGCAAGACAGACCGGGGCGACCCGCTTCTGCATGGGTGCGGCATGGCGCAGCCCCCAGGATCGACATATCGATGCGCTCACGCAGATGATCCGGGAAGTCAAGGCACTGGGCATGGAAACCTGCATGACGCTGGGCATGCTCGACGACTCCCAGGCGCAGGCGCTCAAGGAGGCGGGACTCGACTACTACAACCACAACCTCGACACTGATCCGGAGTACTACGGATCGATCATCACAACCCGCACCTATGACGACCGGCTGCGCACGCTGCGCAGCGTGCGCGATGCCGGCATCAAGATCTGCTGCGGCGGAATTCTCGGCATGGGCGAGTCGCGCCACCACCGTGCCGGCCTGATCGAACAGCTCGCCAATCTCGACCCCTACCCGGAATCGGTGCCCATCAACCAGCTCGTTCCGATCGCCGGCACTCCGCTCGCCGACGCCGCCCCGCTCGACCCGATCGAATTCGTGCGCACGATCGCGGTGGCGCGCATCACCATGCCGCGCGCGCACATCCGTCTTTCCGCCGGCCGGGAACAGATGGGAGACGCGACCCAGGCGCTGGCCTACCTCGCCGGGGCCAATTCGATCTTCTATGGCGAGCGCCTGCTGACCACCAACAATGCCGCCGAGAACAAGGACCGTGACCTGCTCCGACGCCTCGGCATCCGCGCGGAATCGCTGCACGACTGA
- a CDS encoding arabinose efflux permease family protein has product MGSSGWKAVYYRTMHDATLSRTWRGDASTVGLVSLAHGTSHFFHLLLPPLFPWIMRDLGLRFTDVAFLTTVFFAVSGTGQALAGFAVDRVGALRMLLGAIALLAVSGGALGFAHSYAGLMVVAALAGAGNSIFHPADFTILNRRVSAGRLGHAFAMHGLVGNLGWAAGASFMAAVGAAAGWHAAGFAAGAAAALVGGFLWTQRGHLAVSPAHASHGGGTRGPTAPGGLPASSRFGFLRSATVWTCFAFFYFSTGAAGILQNFAPTILAHLYPITIALGSAGLTAYLLGSAAGMLAGGFLASHVARSDRIIAVALLLAAVVPAQLAMQALAVAVLLPAMAILGFGTGVAGPSRDLLVRQAAASRFGAAAFGRVYGFVYSGLDIGVATIPLAIGRLLDGGHFSWAMASVAVLLVVATGAAVRVR; this is encoded by the coding sequence ATGGGAAGTTCCGGTTGGAAAGCCGTCTATTATCGCACCATGCACGACGCTACGCTTTCGCGCACCTGGCGTGGGGATGCGAGCACCGTCGGACTCGTAAGTCTGGCCCACGGCACCTCGCACTTCTTCCACCTGCTGTTACCGCCGCTGTTTCCGTGGATCATGCGCGATCTGGGGCTGCGGTTTACGGACGTGGCCTTTCTGACGACGGTGTTTTTCGCGGTGAGCGGCACCGGGCAGGCGTTGGCGGGGTTTGCCGTCGATCGCGTGGGCGCGCTGCGCATGTTGTTGGGCGCGATCGCCTTGCTCGCCGTTTCCGGGGGCGCGCTGGGGTTCGCGCATTCCTACGCCGGCCTGATGGTCGTGGCGGCGCTGGCCGGCGCCGGCAATTCGATCTTCCATCCGGCCGATTTCACAATTCTCAATCGTCGGGTGTCGGCGGGCCGCCTGGGCCACGCATTTGCGATGCACGGTCTGGTCGGCAACCTCGGCTGGGCGGCCGGGGCGTCGTTCATGGCCGCGGTCGGCGCTGCGGCGGGTTGGCATGCGGCGGGGTTTGCCGCCGGCGCCGCTGCGGCACTCGTCGGCGGCTTCCTGTGGACGCAGCGCGGTCACCTCGCCGTGTCCCCGGCGCATGCCTCGCACGGCGGCGGAACGCGTGGCCCGACGGCACCGGGTGGTTTGCCTGCATCGAGCCGGTTCGGTTTTCTGCGATCGGCAACGGTCTGGACCTGCTTCGCCTTTTTCTACTTTTCCACCGGGGCGGCGGGAATCCTGCAGAACTTTGCCCCCACGATCCTGGCCCATCTGTACCCGATCACGATCGCGCTGGGCAGCGCGGGGCTGACGGCGTATCTCCTCGGCAGCGCCGCGGGCATGTTGGCGGGCGGATTTCTCGCGAGCCATGTCGCGCGCAGCGACCGCATCATTGCGGTGGCGTTGCTGCTGGCTGCCGTGGTGCCGGCGCAATTGGCGATGCAGGCGTTGGCGGTGGCGGTGCTGCTGCCGGCGATGGCGATCCTGGGATTCGGCACCGGGGTCGCGGGGCCGAGCCGTGATCTGCTGGTCCGCCAGGCGGCGGCGTCCCGGTTCGGCGCCGCCGCGTTCGGCCGCGTGTACGGATTCGTCTATTCGGGCCTCGATATCGGCGTGGCGACGATCCCGCTCGCGATCGGACGCCTGCTCGACGGCGGACATTTTTCGTGGGCGATGGCGTCGGTGGCGGTGCTGCTGGTGGTGGCGACGGGAGCCGCGGTCCGCGTGCGCTGA
- a CDS encoding diguanylate cyclase/phosphodiesterase with PAS/PAC sensor: MGRSFNALLAGLVWLLVGLGGEYRAGVDRVRADALLHDRALRFLEDKRAALDSVLNATMFLNSGLVAYVQAHPRLDARTAKSMLRTLYVQGHILRNIGLAPGNRLTYVYPERGNERAIGLYYPDLPDQWPAVQRAIRDHAPRLAGPVRLKQGGIGFIYRVPVFLDPSGRYWGLLSTVISAEGLYGSAGIRPDTDGMEVALRGRDGSGPNGGEFFGILGLFGTDALRAPIHTPGGSWEIAVRPIGGWRAGESAAWVRLAAWLVGGVLALTLYQFLRMRAARVFAQEALAQGNARLKALFDLSPFGIVLTDVQGRFTEWNGALCNMLGGSPDGRALHNIESRFSRHLLPGKEPAGGGAAARPLRQPWNVECARADGAAITLRIHGIEIPQDGPQRPQWYIVEDITEAKAAEQEIRRLAFYDPLTLLPNRRLLLDRLHHALDSSARRASFSALLFVDLDDFKILNDTLGHNAGDELLVQVAQRITSCLRTGDTAARLGGDEFVIMIEDLAADAAEAASMATSAAEEILAALNIPYRVAGQDRHSGASIGVKLFQANREPVEELLRHADLAMYQAKSSGRNAIRFFDPRMQSIVSRNAAILEDLRDAVHDRSFALHLQPQVDAAMRCTGAEVLLRWVHPTCGVRLPDEFIRIAEDSGMILSLGRWVLEQSCILLANWRTTPGFATLTLSVNISARQLQHPDFVDQVRRALDASGADPSGLRLELTESSMMDAMEDAIAKMAALRRMGVRFSLDDFGTGHSSLAYLKRLPLDALKIDRSFIDGLPHDTNDTAIVRTIIALARSLELDLVAEGVESDEQFDFLLSLGCHTYQGYLIDHPIPIPEFNRRAASACYPRMRRGGEVA; the protein is encoded by the coding sequence ATGGGCCGTTCTTTCAACGCCCTTTTGGCAGGGCTCGTTTGGCTGCTGGTCGGCCTCGGGGGCGAATACCGCGCCGGCGTCGACCGCGTCCGCGCCGATGCGCTCCTCCATGATCGCGCCTTACGTTTCCTCGAGGACAAGCGCGCCGCCCTCGACAGCGTGCTCAACGCCACCATGTTTCTCAACAGCGGGCTGGTGGCATATGTGCAGGCCCACCCCAGACTCGACGCCCGCACGGCGAAGAGCATGCTGCGTACGCTGTACGTCCAGGGACACATCCTGCGCAACATCGGTCTGGCGCCCGGCAACCGCCTGACGTATGTCTATCCCGAGCGGGGGAACGAACGCGCCATCGGACTCTACTACCCCGATCTGCCGGACCAATGGCCGGCCGTGCAACGCGCCATCCGCGACCATGCGCCGCGACTTGCCGGTCCGGTTCGACTGAAGCAAGGCGGAATCGGGTTCATTTACCGTGTGCCGGTATTCCTCGACCCGAGCGGCCGATATTGGGGCCTGCTGAGTACGGTCATCAGTGCCGAGGGCCTGTACGGAAGCGCCGGAATTCGCCCGGATACCGACGGCATGGAGGTGGCGTTGCGCGGGCGCGATGGATCGGGACCGAACGGTGGGGAGTTCTTCGGCATCCTGGGCCTCTTCGGCACGGATGCCCTGCGGGCGCCGATCCACACCCCCGGGGGCAGCTGGGAAATCGCCGTGCGGCCGATCGGTGGCTGGCGCGCCGGGGAATCGGCCGCCTGGGTTCGCCTGGCGGCATGGCTCGTGGGCGGCGTTCTCGCGCTCACCCTCTACCAGTTCCTGCGCATGCGCGCGGCACGCGTGTTCGCGCAGGAGGCGCTCGCTCAAGGCAATGCCAGGCTGAAGGCCTTGTTCGATCTGTCGCCATTCGGAATCGTGCTTACCGACGTCCAGGGGCGCTTCACCGAATGGAACGGCGCACTGTGCAACATGCTCGGCGGATCCCCCGACGGTCGCGCGCTGCACAATATCGAGTCGCGGTTCTCGCGGCATCTCCTCCCCGGCAAGGAGCCGGCCGGCGGCGGCGCCGCGGCGCGCCCCCTCCGCCAGCCGTGGAACGTGGAATGTGCGCGCGCAGACGGCGCCGCCATCACCCTTCGCATCCATGGCATCGAAATCCCGCAGGACGGCCCGCAGCGTCCCCAGTGGTACATCGTGGAGGACATCACCGAGGCCAAGGCCGCGGAACAGGAAATTCGCCGCCTGGCGTTCTACGACCCGCTGACGCTCCTGCCGAACCGCCGCCTGCTGCTCGACCGTCTGCACCATGCACTCGACTCAAGCGCACGCCGGGCGTCGTTCAGCGCGTTGTTGTTCGTCGATCTCGACGACTTCAAGATCCTGAATGACACACTGGGGCACAATGCCGGAGACGAGTTGCTGGTTCAGGTGGCGCAACGGATCACCTCCTGCCTGCGTACTGGGGACACCGCCGCCCGCCTGGGCGGCGATGAGTTCGTGATCATGATCGAGGATCTCGCGGCCGACGCCGCCGAGGCCGCCAGCATGGCAACGAGCGCCGCGGAGGAAATTCTCGCGGCCCTCAACATCCCCTACCGCGTCGCCGGGCAGGATCGCCACAGCGGCGCAAGCATCGGAGTGAAGCTTTTCCAGGCGAACCGGGAGCCGGTGGAGGAATTGCTCCGGCATGCCGACTTGGCGATGTATCAGGCGAAGTCGTCCGGCCGCAATGCGATCCGCTTCTTCGATCCGCGGATGCAGTCGATCGTGAGCCGCAATGCGGCGATCCTCGAAGACCTCCGCGACGCGGTTCACGACCGATCCTTTGCGCTCCACTTGCAGCCGCAGGTCGATGCCGCGATGCGCTGCACCGGAGCGGAGGTTCTTCTGCGATGGGTCCATCCGACATGCGGAGTCCGGCTGCCCGACGAGTTCATCCGCATCGCCGAGGACTCCGGCATGATCCTGTCGCTCGGCCGATGGGTCCTGGAGCAAAGCTGCATCCTGCTGGCGAATTGGCGTACCACGCCAGGGTTCGCAACGCTGACCTTGTCGGTGAACATCAGCGCGCGTCAATTGCAGCACCCCGACTTTGTCGATCAGGTTCGCCGTGCACTCGATGCCAGCGGCGCCGACCCATCCGGACTGCGCCTCGAACTCACGGAAAGCTCCATGATGGATGCCATGGAGGACGCCATCGCCAAGATGGCCGCACTCCGGCGCATGGGGGTGCGTTTTTCCCTCGACGATTTCGGCACCGGGCACTCGTCGCTGGCCTACCTCAAGCGCCTGCCGCTCGATGCGCTGAAAATCGATCGCTCGTTCATCGACGGGCTCCCGCACGACACCAACGACACGGCCATCGTCCGGACCATCATCGCGCTTGCCCGAAGCCTGGAGCTCGACCTCGTCGCGGAGGGCGTCGAATCCGACGAGCAGTTCGATTTTCTTTTGTCCTTGGGCTGCCATACCTACCAGGGCTATCTGATCGACCATCCCATCCCGATTCCAGAATTCAACCGCCGGGCTGCCTCGGCATGCTACCCGCGGATGCGCCGCGGTGGCGAGGTGGCGTAA
- a CDS encoding copper resistance protein C — protein sequence MFLVALLACGIAAAHPHLRAAQPAAGGRARAVHELRLRFSEDLEPALSTVHLESGAGEAVVEPAATVARGDPRTLVLHLHQKLPPGRYRVRWVAVGADGHRMHGTYWFTASP from the coding sequence GTGTTTCTGGTGGCGCTGCTGGCCTGCGGCATCGCCGCCGCGCATCCTCATCTGCGCGCGGCGCAACCCGCGGCCGGTGGCCGGGCGCGCGCGGTGCACGAGCTCCGCTTGCGATTTTCGGAGGACCTGGAGCCCGCGCTTTCGACCGTCCATCTGGAATCGGGGGCCGGAGAAGCCGTGGTGGAGCCGGCCGCGACGGTGGCCCGCGGTGATCCGCGCACCCTGGTTCTGCACCTGCACCAGAAATTGCCCCCCGGCCGGTACCGGGTTCGTTGGGTCGCGGTCGGTGCCGACGGACACCGGATGCACGGCACGTATTGGTTCACGGCATCGCCTTGA